The Toxorhynchites rutilus septentrionalis strain SRP chromosome 3, ASM2978413v1, whole genome shotgun sequence genome includes a region encoding these proteins:
- the LOC129778498 gene encoding neuronal acetylcholine receptor subunit alpha-2-like produces the protein MPYPDYSKYVTSCILIVLCYSQLSECIDCDQEPKHDEGRLKKQLLCGSYDTGSRPVKDPKTTVDVSVTLSLMGHDYDEDYETLRANVMLLMQWKDEHLIWNPQDFKNITKLIVNTDEIWKPDLQLFSSYYKPDTKASCTNPRCHVRNNGTVDCIPSCDFSARCNSDYSNWPLDSQKCRLYYGAWMESAAEVDFHSEASLLLSTQANAHSQWRMVSAKFSKQSQMGKTTNATYPVLIYDYIMERHSSFHLAALLTPILLIVFLNLFLTWLDTDSIERKLLLTVSVFSHFQYMMQMHWAVPYNGETVPGILIFFRNSLIITTLLVIHSMIGTSLKRIECNPPAFVTLIAGTIATNKFGELIFAGDYMNVEYKKTELARSANVDHEENRKTWKSFSKIVDRTLFLVFFCSYATSFFVYVPLQYVRQEEFELTLFEFVLDSAIVTYV, from the exons ATGCCGTATCCAGATTATTCAAAATATGTTACATCGTGTATACTAATTGTACTTTGTTACTCTCAATTGTCTG AATGTATCGATTGCGATCAGGAACCAAAACACGACGAGGGCCGCCTGAAGAAACAATTGCTGTGTGGTTCTTATGACACGGGATCCCGGCCTGTAAAGGACCCCAAGACAACCGTTGATGTTTCAGTCACACTTTCTTTGATGGGTCATGATTAT GACGAAGATTACGAGACTCTCAGGGCCAACGTAATGCTTTTAATG CAATGGAAGGACGAGCACCTTATCTGGAATCCACAGGATttcaaaaacataacaaaattgATTGTTAATACCGATGAAATCTGGAAACCTGATCTACAACTGTTTTCATC CTATTACAAACCGGACACAAAAGCATCCTGTACGAATCCACGCTGTCACGTACGTAACAACGGAACGGTCGACTGCATCCCGTCGTGTGATTTCTCGGCCCGATGCAATTCCGACTATTCCAATTGGCCGCTAGATTCTCAAAAGTGTCGTCTCTATTACGGAGCGTGGATGGaatcggccgccgaagtggatTTTCATTCGGAAGCCAGCCTGCTCCTTTCAACGCAAGCCAATGCGCATAGCCAATGGCGGATGGTTTCGGCAAAATTTTCCAAACAGTCACAGATGGGAAAAACGACTAACGCGACTTATCCGGTGCTCATATATGATTACATCATGGAACGCCATTCGAGTTTCCATCTGGCGGCGCTATTGACGCCCATTTTGC TGATAGTATTTCTGAATCTGTTCCTCACATGGCTCGATACCGATTCCATCGAGCGGAAACTTCTCCTCACTGTGTCTGTATTCAGTCACTTCCAGTATATGATGCAGATGCATTGGGCTGTCCCATACAATGGCGAAACCGTACCTGGAATTT TGATTTTCTTCCGCAACTCCTTGATCATAACGACTCTGCtggtaatacattcaatgatcgGAACATCACTGAAGCGAATTGAATGCAACCCTCCGGCATTTGTAACTTTGATCGCGGGCACCATAGCCACCAACAAATTTGGGGAGTTGATTTTCGCTGGAGATTATATGAATGTCGAGTACAAG AAAACGGAACTTGCTCGCAGCGCCAATGTAGACCACGAGGAAAACAGGAAAACCTGGAAGTCGTTCAGCAAAATAGTGGACCGCACTCTGTTTCTTGTATTCTTCTGTTCATATGCAACGTCTTTCTTCGTGTATGTCCCATTGCAATATGTTCGCCAGGAAGAATTTGAATTAACATTGTTCGAATTTGTACTAGACAGCGCAATTGTAACATATGTGTAA